A single genomic interval of Hoplias malabaricus isolate fHopMal1 chromosome 7, fHopMal1.hap1, whole genome shotgun sequence harbors:
- the naa20 gene encoding N-alpha-acetyltransferase 20 isoform X2, with protein sequence MTTLRAFNCDDLFKFNNINLDPLTETYGIPFYLQYLAHWPEYFIVAEAPGGELMGYIMGKAEGSVAREEWHGHVTALSVAPEFRRLGLAAKLMEMLEEISERKGGFFVDLFVRVSNQVAVNMYKQLGYSVYRTVIEYYSASNGEPDEDAYDMRKALSRDTEKKSIIPLPHPVRPEDIE encoded by the exons ATGACAACGTTACGGGCTTTTAACTGCGACGACCTCTTCAAATTTAATAATAT AAATTTGGATCCTCTAACAGAGACT TATGGAATTCCCTTTTATCTGCAGTATCTGGCACACTGGCCCGAGTACTTCATTGTGGCAGAAGCTCCAGGTGGAGAGCTGATGGGCTACA TCATGGGAAAAGCAGAGGGTTCAGTCGCGAGGGAAGAGTGGCACGGGCACGTCACTGCTCTGTCCGTCGCTCCTGAGTTCAGACGCCTGGGACTCGCTGCCAAACTCATGGAGATGCTGGAGGAAATCTCAGAAAG GAAAGGAGGATTCTTTGTTGATCTTTTTGTGCGAGTCTCCAATCAAGTTGCTGTGAACATGTACAAACAGCTGGGTTACAGCGTCTACAGAACCGTAATAGAATACTACTCCGCAAGCAACGGAGAACCAGATGAAGATGCCTATG aTATGAGGAAAGCATTATCCAGAGACACGGAGAAGAAGTCGATAATACCACTGCCACACCCTGTCCGACCCGAGGACATAGAATAA